Part of the Halopenitus persicus genome is shown below.
TCGAAGCTGCCGGACATGATGCCGGAGCTCGACTCGCTGCGCGAGCAGATGCCGGCGGCGGCCGGCGGGGGCGGGGGCGGCGACTCCGGCGGCGGTCTCGGCGGCCTCGGCGGGGGCGGCAGCGGGCCGGGATTCCTGCGGAAGGTCCGCGGCGCGCTCGGCCTCGGCCGAGGCGGCGGCAGCGGCGGCGTCGACGAGGACCGGCTGGAGGCGGCCGAGACGATGGTCCAGGAGTACGCCGACCGACTCCAGCAGCGTCTCGAGGAGAAAGGTGACTTCGAGCGCGCCCGAACCGCCTATCTGGAGTAGTCCACGACGCCGTAACCGAGATCTGAGCGAGCGTCGATCCGCCGGTCGGGTACCGGTAGGAGGACCATTACTATCGGGTACGGGAC
Proteins encoded:
- a CDS encoding DUF5799 family protein — its product is MSDWTDAIVGDRMAVDQEFNDRVMNSQFSNQEWGLIMTATEFDIEHADDPERARIVADTSKLPDMMPELDSLREQMPAAAGGGGGGDSGGGLGGLGGGGSGPGFLRKVRGALGLGRGGGSGGVDEDRLEAAETMVQEYADRLQQRLEEKGDFERARTAYLE